From the Telopea speciosissima isolate NSW1024214 ecotype Mountain lineage chromosome 9, Tspe_v1, whole genome shotgun sequence genome, the window TGACTCAGATGTGTggtgtcttcttctctttttcctcttctcctgGGAAGATTTCTTGTCTTTTCCCTGTCGTCTAGATTCATAACTATCAGACTCAGAATAAGTATCCTTCCCTGATTTTGAtttacttgtttttttcttatctGCAGATAAGAGTGTTTGAATcatcaaaaaccaaaagaaaggagCAAAGCATAGTACCGCTGTCCAATGTAGCTGGCCGATGATTTTTACTTTTCACAGAATCTCTGATATCTGTACAAACCATCTGCGTGCATTCTCACAACTTCTCTATCGGGATTCAGGTGCTTTAGAATCGACTTTTACCTTCCCAAATaaaaacgatttttttttttctgtagtGACCCCTAATTTAGTACTAAGAATGAGAAAGACATTATTTCTTGGAATGTTTTTGAACTTCTGTTTTTTTAGGCTTGACATCATTGTTCGGATTTTAAATTTCGATTGGCATTTAGTTCTTTCAATGCCATATGGttatttccataaaaaaatgtCATATGGTTTTATGTTAAGGGTGGATTTCACACTTTTGGAATCTTATTCTCCCAGTGATGATGAAGTTGAGATTTTTGGGAGAGACTCAGCTAGTAAGTTTATCTAAGTTGAagtagactttttttttttttttttttggggggggggggggtgttaaacAGTTGAAATAGACTTTATGAAAGACAGATGTGTAGAAACAAAGTTACAGTAGGGGGAGAAATGTTTAAAATTGACTTCCTAGGGAACAAATATGTAAAAAGCCAAAATTCGCAAAGGATAAACAAGAGCCAAAGTCAAACCTTGTAGAAGGTGGATATGTTTAGGGTAAAAAATTCAACTCAATTCAATAacggtaaatttttttttttgggtgggggggggggggttgtggggGGGAGTGAGGTAGGGTGCTGGGGTGGGAGGAGGGATGAAGGTGCAATTCAATTCCTAAGCTTAGTGGATACAATTAGCAATTC encodes:
- the LOC122638705 gene encoding suppressor protein SRP40-like, whose translation is MVCTDIRDSVKSKNHRPATLDSDKKKTSKSKSGKDTYSESDSYESRRQGKDKKSSQEKRKKRRRHHTSESDTSSDTETETSESNSDSDSYSSSSSSLSSSSEDRRKRRKKEKCQTP